Proteins from a genomic interval of Daphnia pulex isolate KAP4 chromosome 4, ASM2113471v1:
- the LOC124191969 gene encoding carnitinyl-CoA dehydratase-like yields the protein MTFGLGTQGMMTHFKIITTSFLRRPALFFKRFNSSAISESNNALVLKNKIGAVATIGINRPTKRNCVNYATAEQLVQAFEEFDQDESVCAIVLHGIGGNFCAGYDLQELSTGNASILPEKRGPMGPSQMLTKKPLIAAVSGYAVAGGFELALLCDMRVVEDTAVMGVFCRRFGVPLIDGGTVRLPALIGLSRAMDLILTGRPIKAKEALEWGLANRVVSCGTALGQAVNLADSLKNFPQKCMQADRRSAYYATYSAKSLEDALQYEFDNGVPVLEMESIHGARKFVDGVGHHGKFQLNGSSESKK from the exons ATGACGTTCGGTCTTGGTACGCAAGGCATGATGAcccatttcaaaataataacaacatcTTTTCTTCGTCGTCCAGCCCTGTTTTTCAAGAGGTTTAATTCTAGCGCAATAA GTGAATCTAATAATGCTTTGgtgttaaaaaataagattggAGCGGTCGCCACGATTGGTATTAATCGGCCAACCAAACGTAATTGTGTCAATTATGCCACCGCTGAACAATTAGTCCAAGCTTTCGAAGAGTTTGATCAAGATGAATCAGTCTGTGCTATTGTACTTCATGGGATAGGAGGAAACTTTTGTGCAGGGTATGATTTGCAGGAATTAAGCACAGGCAATGCTAGCATTCTTCCAGAAAAAAGAGGCCCCATG GGTCCTTCTCAAATGTTGACGAAAAAGCCTCTAATTGCAGCTGTTAGTGGATATGCTGTTGCTGGAGGATTCGAACTGGCTTTATTGTGTGACATGAGGGTAGTGGAGGACACAGCCGTGATGGGTGTATTCTGTAGAAGATTTG GAGTCCCCTTAATTGATGGTGGAACAGTAAGGTTACCAGCATTAATTGGATTGTCTAGAGCAATGGATCTCATTTTGACAGGAAGGCCAATTAAAGCTAAAGAGGCACTTGAGTGGGGATTGGCCAACCGAGTTGTTTCTTGCGGAACGG ccCTTGGTCAGGCCGTCAATTTAGCagattcattaaaaaatttcccccaaaaatgtaTGCAAGCAGATCGTCGGTCAGCTTATTATGCCACTTACTCAGCCAAGTCTTTAGAAGACGCACTACAATACGAATTTGATAACGGGGTTCCCGTTCTAGAAATG GAATCCATCCATGGAGCCCGAAAGTTTGTTGACGGTGTTGGGCACCACGGAAAGTTTCAGCTGAACGGATCGTcagaatcgaaaaaataa
- the LOC124191971 gene encoding alpha-tubulin N-acetyltransferase 1-like, whose translation MEFHLNINRFFQNPITKFRGQDIARCDPELWKVVDYVGEASRVAQNLHRPVTIAHSFVNSNQTLYIMTDASANKGNGAILGMLKIGPKKLFLLDKKGFQNELDPLCVLDFYIHESCQRKGLGKLLFAHFLEDEKLHVHKIAIDRPSEKFLGFLQKHYGLKNFIPQVNNFVIYEGFFDNDDHQASSNPSAGRKNSSSLPSRCNSMMALNAATEQSINFRTRGKQSVTECLYDETISNQNDLWRTNSLVNVNTSPTAQISVQHQPKPFATDTASKFGHHRLW comes from the exons atGGAATTCCACTTAAACATCAACAGgttctttcagaatccaatTACTAAATTCCGTGGACAAGATATCGCCAG GTGTGACCCTGAGCTTTGGAAAGTGGTGGATTATGTTGGTGAGGCTTCTCGTGTAGCTCAGAATCTTCATAGGCCAGTAACTATAGCACACTCATTTGTGAATTCCAATCAAACTCTATACATTATGACAGATGCATCTGCCAACAA AGGCAATGGAGCTATTTTGGGCATGCTTAAAATTGGAcctaaaaaactttttctactGGACAAGAAAGGATTTCAAAATGAACTTGATCCACTTTGTGTTCTAGACTTCTATATCCATGAGTCTTGCCAGAGAAAGGGACTTGGAAAACTATTGTTTGCTCATTTTTTAGAG GATGAAAAGCTGCATGTTCATAAAATTGCAATCGACCGCCcgtcagaaaaatttcttggaTTTCTTCAAAAGCATTATGGTCTTAAGAATTTCATTCCCCAAGTAAACAACTTTGTTATTTATGAAGGATtctttgataatgatgatcaCCAAGCATCAAGTAACCCATCGGCTGGCCGCAAAAACTCAAG TTCCCTACCTAGCCGGTGTAACAGTATGATGGCACTAAATGCAGCTACCGAGCAGAGTATCAACTTTCGAACTCGCGGAAAACAATCTGTTACCGAATGCTTGTATGATGAAACAATAAGCAATCAAAATGATCTTTGGCGAACAAATTCATTAGTTAATGTCAACACATCGCCTACTGCCCAAATCTCAGTTCAACATCAACCCAAACCGTTCGCTACAGATACTGCATCCAAATTTGGCCATCATAGATTGTGGTAA